One region of Emys orbicularis isolate rEmyOrb1 chromosome 6, rEmyOrb1.hap1, whole genome shotgun sequence genomic DNA includes:
- the TOMM5 gene encoding mitochondrial import receptor subunit TOM5 homolog, giving the protein MFRIEGLGPGPGPKMDPEELKRKMRQDVFSSVRTFLLYVALLRITPYILKKLDSI; this is encoded by the exons ATGTTCCGGATCGAGGGGTTGGGGCCGGGGCCCGGCCCCAAGATGGACCCGGAGGAGCTGAAGCGGAAGATGCGGCAGGATGTTTTCAGCTCGGTCCGCACCTTCCTCCTCTACGTGGCGCTGCTGCGGATCA CTCCATACATCTTAAAGAAATTGGATAGTATATGA